Proteins encoded in a region of the Roseateles sp. SL47 genome:
- a CDS encoding HAD family hydrolase yields the protein MKPLIFCSREEWRAVQGVLTDIDDTLTTDGRLAPAAREALQRLAQAGVPVIAITGRPAGWSEPMARDWPVLGIVAENGGVLLRRGDAGPDGVVHADGVHESSANRPVERLFTQDAPTRRQHAARLRQCTDDILARVPGARLATDSAGRQTDIAIDHSEHAHLPPEGIEAVCGIMRAHGLQATVSSIHINGWIGSHNKWTAAEWAVPVLTGRDFDPARWLYVGDSSNDQLMFERLPLTVGVANIRRFLPVLAHLPAYVTEGERGDGFAEVVQALLAARATQAAGDATTAA from the coding sequence ATGAAGCCTCTGATCTTCTGTTCTCGTGAGGAATGGCGCGCCGTGCAGGGCGTGCTGACCGATATTGACGACACGCTGACCACCGACGGCCGCCTGGCTCCGGCGGCCCGCGAGGCCTTGCAACGGCTGGCCCAGGCGGGGGTTCCGGTGATTGCCATCACCGGACGCCCGGCCGGCTGGAGCGAGCCGATGGCCAGGGACTGGCCGGTGCTGGGCATCGTGGCGGAAAACGGTGGGGTGCTGCTGCGGCGGGGCGACGCCGGACCCGACGGCGTGGTGCATGCCGACGGGGTGCACGAATCGAGCGCCAACCGCCCGGTGGAGAGGCTGTTCACCCAGGATGCGCCCACCCGACGCCAGCATGCCGCTCGTTTGCGGCAATGCACGGACGACATCCTGGCCCGTGTGCCCGGCGCGCGGCTGGCGACTGACAGTGCGGGCCGCCAGACCGACATTGCCATCGACCACAGCGAGCATGCCCATCTGCCCCCGGAGGGCATCGAGGCGGTGTGCGGCATCATGCGCGCCCATGGATTGCAGGCCACGGTCAGCTCCATCCACATCAACGGCTGGATCGGTTCGCATAACAAGTGGACCGCCGCCGAGTGGGCCGTGCCGGTGCTCACCGGTCGAGATTTCGATCCGGCGCGCTGGCTGTATGTCGGCGATTCCAGCAACGACCAGCTGATGTTTGAACGGTTGCCGCTGACGGTGGGGGTGGCCAACATCCGGCGCTTCCTGCCGGTGCTGGCGCACCTGCCTGCCTATGTGACGGAGGGCGAGCGCGGCGATGGATTTGCGGAAGTGGTCCAGGCGCTGTTGGCCGCCCGGGCCACCCAGGCCGCAGGTGACGCGACCACGGCGGCGTGA